The genomic interval aataaaagagaaaacaagagagaaggagagatgAGAGCAGAAACGAGGGCATTTACCTATACCAAGATCCGGATGGATGATGGCTACGTTCAGTTTGGAGCTCCCCTCCTTTTTCTCCATGCTGCTTGCTTATTGATTCGATTGATTCGAGTTGAGATCCtgcaataaaaattgaaaaattaggtATTTCAAAGGAGCATTGTTATTTATAAGCCCATACACTacacattaaattttttttatttttttaaattttttttaaagttttttttgattttattattcttaaaataattgaattattctactcataatccatataccacacatttagtaagagaataaaattaaagaaattataaaaaggttggtgtgtggtgtatgagacttaggaatagaatttttcatttcaaagtaCCAGTgacttattattaaaatgatagtatttaatttttttatttttaataattaaataagtaattattaatgtattgaaattttgtgtacagtcaaaatatatttttacaatcttatatattatataaaattatgttaatttttaaatttatttttgtaggatgtTTTTTATAGCTAAaggatttcatttttcttgaagaataattgaatttatcatctttagtcaaaactaattttttaacttttatcaaaaaagaaaaaaaaaaaactaattttataacCAATTTTAAATAGGCAAGCAGGGTCAGGTGCTGGGCATATTGTTCAGTTTCCTCTTTCTCGAGGGCAATCTATTAGGAAGCATCCCTAAGAGTGTGCTGCGATTTTCCGAGCAAGAGAGCGAGCGAGAGCAAGAGATATTACGGAAAGGAAACGCCATGACGGGAGAAGAGGTCGCGGGTCCTGCCGCCCCCAAGGTCCTCCGTCTGCTATATTTTGTCGGTGCTGGATGTAATATCTCATTTCCCTTTGTTTTCATTTGTTTATAATTGgacttttttttcaatctttgatTGGGTTTTGCTTTTGATCAACGTGTGATTCAGTCATTTGCACGGCTGCAATTAACAAGTGGCGGCAGCTGGAGCGTAAAGCAATGCTACAGAAGCAGCAGGGGAATCAATTGCCTGAAGATTCAGCAAACGCGGTGCAAAAGGCCGTCGATTAATTGTAAgtttctttactttcttttcaCCGTTAGAGTTTGATTAGGAGAAGAAGACGATGTTAAACTATGACGTATGTTATTGATTGGAGATTGTAATCTTCAAAACATGTAGCCTTTTCCGTTTCCTGATCCTTTTAATCGCCTTTTTTCAAGGAATAGGAAGAGGAAAATTGTTGTTGGGAGCATGTAAATGTTTCAATGCTTTCCATTGCTAGACTTCTTTGCTGAGCACATTCGAGTGTGGGTGCATATGCCATTCTAAACGGTTACATATACATGAGGAGAAGAGGAAAACGAATGTAGTACTTAAATTCACAACCATCATGGAATTTGAATTTGTCACAACTGCGAAATAAAGTATGTGATACAACCATGGAAGTAGAATCAAGTTGCCCTAATTTTCAGTTTGGCCAACTTAAAAGCTTCTATtgtgtttacttataaaaaaagagctTTAATTGTGTGGAGCTCACATACAACATCAAAGAGTCTTATATGGTCCTGAAGATCTATTTATTAGGAAGCTAGgggtaaaattattttttatcttggTCATTATTTCGTAAGTTATGTCTAGTTTTGTAATGGGGGTATATTTGTAATGTTATGAGACTCCCAGTTAGCAATGGTATTCTTGTAACTAGTCGACTCTATAACTTTTGGAGAATTTCCCCAAGTATCCCCATCTGGCCACTAACCTTGATCTGTCATTGAAGTTTAATGTTTTCTCCAGAGATTTGGAATTTGGAAGTCACGAGGAACCTAGTTAATTGGctttatgaaaaaagaaatggtttttaAACCATGATAGAAGTTTAATGGAGATAAAAAAACCCTTTGTAAGCACCGTTAGAGTTGTGCTTACCGATGGTATTTTGTTCAAGAAAGTTGTAAAGAAAACTTGGGTCTGATTGTTCAACCAAAAGAAGCGATCTTGGAAACTTCTGTGGAAGCTTTGCAAGAGCCAGGGTCTGATGCTGAAGTTAAGGATGTCAGAGGGCGAGCAAGAAAATACTGATGCCATAGGAAAGGTTGATGAGACTGAGGATTCATGACAAGACACAGTGGATTACAAAAGGGGAAGATATGGACTATCTTGAATGCTAACAAGTTGAGAGCAAGGACGAAAATGAGATTGGTTTTCCCGGTACAGATAAATTCAAGAAGGGTTGTGTGTTATGATCATGAGGGTTaaaggtttaaccaaattagtatctaGCAGTCCTAGAACTTTTGGGTCAATGGttagatttttaataattggtatcagagcaaggtagGCCTGCACATTGGCCCTCCCAACGACTGTTTTGGCCCGACCCGACTTGGCCCTCAAGCATGGGAATTGAAGACTAGCCCGACCTAGACCATTCGGGTCGGGTGAAAACtagcaggtttttttttttttttttcaaatcactgtattttaaaaaaaaattatcatttgagGACTTTTATCAAACACCGGCTGTACATCCATTTTCTCGTGACTTCCatcattttgtttaatttcttcttcaccATTTACGTTATAAACAGACTTTAATACATTAAAAGGGAAgatttctaacaaaaaaaaaaattactgaagAAAATCAAAAAAGTCTAATACTGCACATACGAAAAAATACCGAAAAATTTTCAGTTCACTTTTGAGATCGAAGAGAAACATAAGCACATATAGCATTCCAGAGTAAGAAGGAATCCCACTTTTCAAAAACATTCTTATGTGGAAGAAGAAATAGACCCAAATTCGACAACCACATCCTTGGAAAACAATACTGCACCAAAAACACAGTAACAATCATCTCCGGTGAAGAATCAGTAAAATATCCCTTCTCAACATCTAATCCTTCTTCAGCTGCTAACATCTCAACCTGGTTCTGGACCCGGTCTGCCCCAATTTGATTCGGCTCTAAGAGCATGCAAGCTATCTCGGTTGAGTCCTCACCATGAACCAAGCCCAGTGTTTGCATCGTTGGGAGGCCGCCTCCTCAAGCACTCACTGTGCGAGCGATCCTTTGAGCAGCTGAAACACCTGTGGATATGATGGGTATGTTGTACAATGCCACCCATGGGCGTGCCCCAATCATTGTGATGCCTCTTGCTTGAGAAACCATGTTTGGGCCTTCATCAGGATTCTCTGAAAGTATTTCAGGTGTGGTCCATCCTGCCCACTGGTTTCCCATGAAGTTGGGCCGGTAAAATCCAAGCTCTCGTCTGATGGTGTCCAGAGCCTTGCCTGTCGGGTGTAGGGAGGGATGGTCGGGATTTGAGGGACTCGAAATGACGGTCGAGATTGGTGTGGAGATAGTCAGGAGGAACGTGGGACATGTGGGAGTTGAGAGAGAGCTTAAGAAGCAACTCGTCCTGCGCTACTTTAAGTAGCTCTTCAACCTTATTCTCCTCTTCGTTTTTAATTACTATCCTCTTAACTCTTCTCCGTCTTCTTCCATCTATTGGGTCAAGAAATATTAGGATGAAAATCGCGTTTCGTTGGAGTTCGACTTTGTTCAACCCAATATGTATATTTTGACCCGATGACTCGTCTTTGACGGGTTGATCGGGGCGGGTTGTTCGAACGGATTAAGCCCAAGCCATATATGCACAGGCCTAGAGCAGGGATCATGTCACGAGTTCAAGTCACGAATGAGGCGACCTATAAgctgaattaaaatgttttggtATTATGTATGAGCATAGTGTcaagtcattgaatactgatagatAAGTGAAGCTGCTAAAAGGGAAATGGCTACCACCAGATCAGTGTTGATAGAGTGGGCGTCGTGGACGTTGAATTTGAAAGcgtgatgaaatgttatgattctAAGGGTTAAAtgtttaactaaattagtatccaacagaCCTAGGGCATTTTGATCAATAGTTGAGTCTTTAACATGTTAAGAGCAAGGATAAAAATGAGATTGGTTTTCCGCTACAGAAAAATTCAAGAAGGGTTGTGACTTTGAAAACTCATTTGGCCATAGATTTTCTCAATacataagttatttttaatttttagtggCAGGTAGATCTGTAACTTTTTGCAACTTCCATGAATAAAGGGTTTTGGGGTAAATGAGTATGAGTCTAgaacttttgttttcttgtcaAATTAGGAGTCTTGGTCCTAATAGGTTAACTGTCAATGAGTTTATGTAAATATGCAATATACGCAATTCAGCTCTTGGATTAAATTTCATGAACACCCTTTTAGTTGGATTGAAACACCTTCCCCCGAAGctcttttcaagtttttaaccaAAAACAAGAGATTGGTCAAaacttttcaattcatctcatttcatctaatcattataactttattaaattctcacacaaaataaataaacaattcaatttttttaaatctcaaaacaaaaatatatattttatttaatatttaactttcatctcatctcatctacaaaaataaacgtgatttaaaatttttttattcaatgacTCAGTATTTCTCTGACATTCAACAAATTAGTTGGATccataaaaatgattaaatgatatttgatgTGTTTCTCAAGTCATGATCTGTGTTTCAGAGAGTTAGGTGTTTGTTTCACAAATGATATGCCTGTGATAACGACAATGGTAATTCGGgataatattgagaatatagTAGGCATTATTTtcacctctctctctgtgttttctATGTTCCGAACTAACTACTTAATGTGTCATTAATCATTTGTTCTGATTGGTTCCTCCCCCCATCATGATGCTGCCTATAAAATTAAAGTTCGTTGCCTGCAATgcattgcaagcatgtccccTTACAATAGAATAGTACCATTGCGTACGCTAAGCGTTGAGAAAATGTTTTAACGCTTGAGGCTTAATTCTTGCTCGCGTCGTGCAGAGTGCCCATCCACTTTGTTTTCCACAGTCAGGCCAGCAATAATCGTCCgtttagaaatagaaatagaaatagaaatagttttattttattttattattataattttttttaaatttatatataaaatataataaataatttaatttttttaaatcttaagataataataatattaaaaaaaataatattttaacaatattttatttaattttaatctaaaatcatctaatctcatcttactatccaaataaACCTTaatcttatttcttcttttgtatgctgatgaaatttaaaaaaattaaattatttattatattttatatgaaaatttaaaatattagatatctcttaatccaaacaaagcctaagaTAGACTTTAATGGATCTCACATTATTTAAGGTTGAAATAAATGCacattatttacaaatatatgaCATTAATCGTTAAATCGGAATGATAGAATGTTCATGTGAAATATAAAGTATTAAgatgaaagaataaaaataaaaattatatattatcctCCAATTGAGACAATATGATAGAATACTTCCTCGTTTGATTATGTAatttagataagataagatgttttattaaaaattaaaaattgaattatttattatattttatataaaaattaaaaaaaaaattataataattatataaaataaaatgagataatttaattttataaaaataaaaaaagaaaaatcagccAACCGCAGAGttgttacttttttaaaaaataaaaataaaaaatagagaacatCTCATCTCTCCATCAACGTGTCGGCACCGCGGCTCTCAATAAAGGCAAGGCCACCTTTCCCGGCCACCCTTCCACACCATCTTCGTCTCTTTTCAAACAGTAGGAGTTAGCTAGCCACCCTCAACCCCACCAGGATGAGTAGCTTCACCAACTTCTACGAAACCTGGTTCGACCACCTGCGCCAGCTGTTGAACCAGCTCTCCGCATCCCCAAGACCCCCCTCCACCCCCGACCAGCAACGCGATCTCGTCCACCTCGTCCGCAAGGTTATGTCCCACTACTCTGATTACTACCGGGTCAAATCCCTCGCAGCACATCGCGACGTCGTCTCGGTCATCGCTGCCCCCTGGGccacctcgctcgagcggtc from Juglans regia cultivar Chandler chromosome 2, Walnut 2.0, whole genome shotgun sequence carries:
- the LOC109012164 gene encoding uncharacterized protein LOC109012164; translated protein: MTGEEVAGPAAPKVLRLLYFVGAGFICTAAINKWRQLERKAMLQKQQGNQLPEDSANAVQKAVD